In one window of Candidatus Scalindua sp. DNA:
- the tadA gene encoding Flp pilus assembly complex ATPase component TadA, translating to MKTTRKAIGQILKEKGFITQEQLDKALEQQKMLSARLGDVIIKMGFANAEHITNCLAEQFDYKVVDPLAIAIPDDVINIIKKDIVKQYNIIPIARQNGLLIVATSDPLDINTQENLRFILDYDIECVLATSDNIENAIKKYYEKNTELMLGDICNDLKGLALKASQNSHFGAEGLDDSESPIVRLVMHIFKEAVKTRTSDIHIEPLSTNINIRFRIDGVCHDMHTITKNVHEALVCRIKILSNMDITETRKPQDGRISVNVEGKQTDIRVSTIPSTCGESITMRLLDKSSSLIQLNNVGLSEHNHRHVKELLSRPNGIILITGPTGSGKTTTLYAAINEINPKQYKIITVEDPIEYDLRGINQCEVKEKVGLTFSKILRSMLRQDPNVIVVGEIRDIETAEIAVSTSLTGHLVLSTLHTNDAPSAITRLTEMGIKPFLLSASINAILAQRLVRVICPSCKVPQNMEKESLNDLGFTTEDFDGSLSFHGQGCNYCNNTGYFGRVGIFEFLSLTPELREAIHRKVPTNELRKIAHSEGMTTLKEDGLRLVRAGITTLEEIKRVSND from the coding sequence ATGAAGACCACACGAAAAGCAATCGGACAAATACTGAAAGAAAAGGGATTTATTACCCAGGAACAGCTGGATAAGGCATTGGAGCAACAGAAGATGCTGTCTGCCAGATTGGGTGATGTGATAATAAAGATGGGCTTTGCTAACGCTGAACATATTACCAATTGTCTTGCGGAACAGTTTGATTATAAAGTTGTTGATCCTCTGGCTATCGCTATTCCCGATGACGTTATAAACATTATTAAAAAAGATATCGTAAAACAATATAATATCATACCTATTGCAAGACAAAATGGGCTTCTTATTGTGGCAACAAGCGACCCGCTTGATATTAACACCCAGGAAAACCTGCGTTTTATCCTTGATTATGACATAGAGTGTGTTCTGGCAACGAGCGATAATATTGAGAACGCCATAAAGAAATACTATGAAAAGAATACGGAACTCATGCTAGGAGATATCTGCAATGATCTCAAGGGGTTAGCGCTCAAGGCCTCCCAGAATAGCCACTTCGGTGCTGAGGGGCTGGATGATTCGGAATCACCCATTGTGAGACTTGTCATGCATATTTTTAAAGAGGCTGTCAAGACGAGAACCAGCGACATACATATTGAACCGTTGTCGACTAATATTAATATACGATTCCGGATTGATGGTGTATGTCATGATATGCATACTATTACGAAAAACGTACATGAGGCGTTGGTCTGCAGGATAAAGATACTCTCAAATATGGACATAACCGAAACAAGAAAACCCCAGGATGGGAGAATCTCAGTAAATGTTGAAGGAAAGCAGACTGATATCAGGGTCAGTACCATACCTTCCACATGCGGCGAAAGTATTACAATGAGGTTATTGGATAAATCATCTTCACTCATTCAACTGAATAATGTCGGTCTTTCAGAACATAATCACCGCCATGTAAAAGAGTTATTAAGCAGGCCGAACGGTATCATTTTGATCACCGGTCCTACCGGTAGCGGAAAAACGACCACGCTCTATGCGGCCATAAATGAAATCAATCCGAAACAATATAAAATAATTACCGTGGAAGATCCTATAGAATATGATCTGAGAGGAATTAATCAGTGTGAAGTTAAAGAAAAGGTAGGACTGACTTTTTCTAAAATCCTGCGTTCCATGCTCCGTCAAGACCCAAACGTGATAGTTGTTGGTGAAATACGTGATATTGAGACAGCAGAAATAGCCGTTTCAACATCATTAACAGGACACCTTGTATTAAGCACACTCCATACAAATGATGCCCCTTCAGCGATAACACGGCTGACTGAAATGGGAATAAAACCCTTTCTCTTATCAGCATCCATTAACGCAATACTGGCTCAACGCCTCGTGAGAGTCATATGCCCCTCATGTAAAGTCCCACAGAACATGGAAAAAGAGAGCTTAAATGATCTCGGGTTTACCACAGAGGATTTTGACGGTTCACTATCTTTTCACGGGCAGGGATGCAACTATTGTAACAACACCGGTTATTTTGGAAGGGTAGGGATATTTGAGTTTCTGTCTTTGACTCCCGAATTAAGGGAGGCTATTCACAGAAAAGTGCCGACAAACGAATTACGAAAGATCGCTCATTCTGAAGGAATGACAACATTAAAGGAAGATGGATTGAGACTGGTCCGTGCCGGAATTACAACCCTGGAAGAGATCAAGAGAGTATCAAACGATTAA
- a CDS encoding diguanylate cyclase, whose product MNDKVLFVDDEPNILMSYKRMLKKLFSIDTALGSEQGLTKVANDGVFSVVVSDLQMPVMNGLQFLSSVKEINPDCACIILTGKAELQKAIDAVNQGNIFRFLTKPCDPKTLIAAINDGIEYNKQSLLEREHDKKNLRLSITDALTGCFNRTYMNAHLNNEIKRARRYRHSLSIIMCDIDNFKKINDTHGHVTGDQVLILFAQTINDTIRQGLDWLVRYGGEEFLLVLPEIGIEGASFLAKRICENIAQKTMRIEEKEIQVTASFGLAGFTPDTPQENSSPEFLITAADTVLYQAKTQGKNRVIVH is encoded by the coding sequence ATGAATGATAAAGTTCTTTTTGTGGATGACGAGCCAAACATATTAATGTCATACAAACGTATGCTGAAAAAATTATTCAGCATCGATACCGCCCTTGGAAGTGAACAGGGGTTGACAAAAGTTGCCAACGACGGGGTTTTTTCTGTTGTTGTTTCCGACCTCCAGATGCCGGTCATGAACGGGCTCCAGTTCCTCTCCTCTGTCAAGGAGATAAATCCTGACTGTGCATGCATAATCCTTACCGGCAAGGCCGAACTCCAGAAAGCCATAGATGCAGTAAACCAGGGAAACATCTTTCGGTTTCTGACCAAACCCTGCGATCCAAAAACCCTCATTGCGGCAATTAATGATGGAATTGAATATAATAAACAGTCTCTGCTGGAACGGGAACACGATAAAAAGAATCTGAGATTATCGATAACCGATGCTCTTACCGGATGCTTCAACCGTACCTATATGAATGCACATCTAAACAATGAGATCAAAAGAGCGAGGAGATACAGACATTCGCTGTCGATTATCATGTGTGACATAGATAATTTCAAGAAAATTAACGATACGCACGGGCACGTAACCGGAGATCAGGTATTAATACTTTTTGCTCAAACGATAAACGACACTATCAGGCAAGGCCTGGACTGGCTTGTCCGTTACGGAGGCGAAGAGTTTTTACTTGTCCTTCCGGAAATAGGAATCGAGGGTGCCTCCTTTTTAGCAAAAAGGATCTGCGAAAATATTGCTCAAAAAACCATGAGAATTGAGGAGAAAGAGATACAGGTTACGGCAAGTTTCGGGCTGGCAGGGTTTACCCCTGACACCCCGCAGGAAAACAGCTCCCCTGAATTTCTGATTACGGCTGCAGATACCGTGCTTTACCAGGCAAAAACCCAGGGGAAAAACAGGGTTATCGTTCATTAA
- a CDS encoding flagellar brake protein, translating into MNIGTLMGIQVNGVEAQLTTELVGMEEGEYVILKMPPLYELGLTANILYRGNGISVKYRHKGTIFGFSSRILGFITNPAHLIFIDYPTRFENFGLRSNKRISCHLPAQVKISGNLIEGSITDISKKGCHFIADLSKIAHCITSIETVGEFTILFKLPGMKNELTIPSIQKNISTNTEDIGLGIEFIHMDIDTKAILSGFLLKAEESLSAPGD; encoded by the coding sequence ATGAATATAGGTACCTTAATGGGAATCCAGGTAAATGGCGTTGAAGCACAGCTGACAACCGAACTCGTCGGAATGGAGGAAGGAGAATATGTGATTCTCAAGATGCCACCTTTGTATGAGCTGGGACTTACGGCAAACATATTATACAGAGGAAACGGGATTAGTGTTAAATACCGCCATAAAGGCACTATCTTTGGCTTCAGTTCCCGCATACTCGGCTTTATTACCAATCCGGCACACCTGATCTTTATTGATTATCCGACCAGATTTGAGAACTTTGGCCTGCGAAGCAACAAGAGAATCAGCTGCCATCTGCCTGCTCAGGTAAAAATTTCAGGCAATTTAATAGAGGGGAGCATTACCGATATTAGCAAAAAAGGATGCCATTTTATTGCAGATCTTTCAAAGATTGCACACTGCATTACCTCAATAGAGACGGTAGGCGAATTCACCATACTCTTCAAGTTGCCCGGCATGAAGAACGAACTGACCATACCATCAATACAGAAAAACATAAGCACAAACACTGAAGATATAGGTCTGGGCATAGAATTTATTCATATGGATATTGACACGAAGGCAATTCTTTCCGGCTTTCTTTTAAAAGCAGAAGAAAGCTTATCGGCTCCGGGAGATTGA
- a CDS encoding choice-of-anchor J domain-containing protein, with translation MNRKKSKGKSIINQTTQLLTALFFFLGVAVTPVHAENLIDEGFESGWGGWSADCGVWEIGLPRSGPGYSHDGSLCAGTALDGNYPNNTDSRLISPAITLPSVADHEEIYLEFWHWFSYLNNPFSDDKGYVQIKVYYSETGKWSDWTTLGSTIKNTSSVWTLRKEDLTRYSGKKIQIAFYHRVDDVYTSTGWYIDNIEISGPGASSPAF, from the coding sequence ATGAATAGAAAAAAAAGTAAAGGAAAAAGTATTATCAATCAGACAACCCAGTTATTAACGGCTTTATTCTTCTTCCTTGGAGTAGCAGTTACTCCCGTCCATGCAGAAAACCTGATAGATGAGGGTTTTGAGTCAGGGTGGGGTGGATGGAGTGCTGATTGCGGAGTCTGGGAGATAGGTCTGCCCAGATCAGGGCCCGGATACAGCCACGATGGTTCTCTGTGTGCCGGTACGGCCCTCGATGGAAACTATCCTAATAATACAGACAGCCGATTAATCAGTCCGGCAATCACTCTTCCATCTGTTGCGGATCACGAAGAAATCTATCTCGAATTCTGGCACTGGTTTTCTTATCTTAATAACCCGTTTTCTGATGATAAGGGGTATGTGCAGATAAAAGTCTACTATAGTGAAACGGGGAAGTGGTCAGACTGGACAACTCTTGGGAGTACAATAAAGAATACCTCCTCAGTCTGGACATTGAGAAAAGAGGATCTTACGAGATATTCCGGGAAAAAGATACAGATAGCCTTTTATCATAGAGTTGATGATGTGTATACATCAACCGGCTGGTATATTGACAATATTGAGATTTCCGGGCCGGGTGCCTCTTCCCCTGCTTTCTGA
- a CDS encoding FecR domain-containing protein, with amino-acid sequence MKNIFSGAKKGFSLIEIMITMTIVAIVAGIATVAILKERTAFHQTACMSNLRQISLGMQIYYNEHGKFPKDGYPDDSNDTLPLSAELARYVPEKKTFFCPEDDNPVSTASFASYDPYYVARKDPYDVDKLIIGCPHHREAKKATNLFGAGATNITNIDTVLVNGQEIPPDGTSAERTIGSINDEMVFSDGSRVTITDSQSGYGTYLVQSVRLADGTLYSIIRVEDEGTIDIQVTAGSKFEVVTPSAIIGVRGTRFTVGTVNANRATTVTLITGTVDVLDRNNGAALELSIDGRTTATIEDPDEGEDNDGDGFTGNQGDCDDGNPAVNPAMAEIPDNGKDDDCNPATPDSLLNTDDDGDGFTEIQGDCDDANPAVNPSIAEIPGNGIDDDCSSATPDSLLDIDNDGDGFTGNQGDCDDANPAVNPSIAEIPGNGIDDDCSSATPDSLLDIDNDGDGFTGNQGDCDDANPAVNPSIAEIPGNGIDDDCSSATPDSNDQALIDFINNPANSSSDVANYLVSESPLSDAVLIAMINRNPSLSSGDNENILNLASNNPLSDNVLIAAINEGTIMMSFEWTMQNNSPLSDEVLDTMINNATLMTSREYKDILVLNSPLSLDILGQVIAGTPSLKTNDLNKVLAANGM; translated from the coding sequence ATGAAAAACATATTCTCCGGCGCTAAAAAAGGGTTCTCGCTCATCGAAATCATGATCACGATGACCATCGTAGCGATAGTGGCCGGCATTGCAACGGTTGCCATCCTCAAGGAACGCACTGCATTTCACCAGACTGCATGCATGAGCAACCTGAGACAGATTTCCCTGGGTATGCAGATCTACTATAACGAACACGGAAAATTCCCGAAGGACGGCTACCCGGATGACTCCAATGATACCCTCCCCCTCTCTGCCGAACTTGCCCGCTATGTGCCGGAAAAAAAGACCTTTTTCTGCCCCGAAGACGACAACCCGGTCAGCACCGCCAGCTTTGCAAGCTATGACCCCTATTATGTGGCACGAAAGGACCCCTACGATGTTGACAAACTCATCATCGGATGTCCCCACCACAGGGAGGCGAAAAAAGCCACAAATCTCTTCGGTGCAGGTGCAACCAATATCACCAATATCGATACCGTACTCGTTAACGGCCAGGAGATACCGCCCGACGGTACCTCTGCCGAGAGAACCATAGGCAGCATAAATGATGAAATGGTCTTCTCAGACGGAAGCAGGGTGACCATCACCGACTCCCAGTCGGGATACGGGACATACCTCGTCCAGTCGGTTCGGCTGGCAGACGGGACACTCTACAGCATCATACGGGTTGAAGACGAGGGGACAATCGATATCCAGGTTACGGCAGGCTCTAAATTCGAGGTGGTAACACCGAGTGCCATTATCGGGGTACGGGGCACCCGGTTTACGGTCGGGACGGTTAATGCAAACAGGGCCACTACCGTCACCCTGATAACGGGAACGGTTGATGTCCTGGACAGAAATAACGGCGCAGCGCTGGAGTTGTCCATTGACGGCAGAACGACTGCCACCATAGAGGATCCTGATGAGGGTGAAGACAATGATGGTGACGGGTTTACGGGAAACCAGGGTGACTGCGATGACGGCAACCCGGCCGTCAACCCCGCTATGGCAGAGATACCTGATAACGGGAAAGATGATGACTGTAACCCGGCCACTCCAGACAGCCTTCTCAATACAGATGATGACGGTGATGGATTTACCGAGATCCAGGGTGACTGCGATGATGCCAATCCAGCCGTCAACCCCAGTATAGCCGAGATACCCGGCAACGGAATCGATGATGACTGCAGCTCTGCAACCCCAGACAGTCTTCTCGATATAGACAATGACGGTGACGGATTTACCGGGAACCAGGGTGACTGTGATGATGCCAATCCAGCCGTCAACCCCAGTATAGCCGAGATACCCGGTAACGGAATCGATGATGACTGCAGCTCTGCAACCCCAGACAGTCTTCTCGATATAGACAATGACGGTGACGGATTTACCGGGAACCAGGGTGACTGTGATGATGCCAATCCAGCTGTCAACCCCAGTATAGCCGAGATACCCGGCAATGGAATTGATGATGACTGTAGTTCTGCTACCCCTGACTCTAATGATCAGGCACTAATAGACTTCATCAATAACCCGGCAAATAGTTCATCTGATGTTGCAAATTATCTTGTTAGCGAATCGCCGCTATCAGATGCCGTACTGATCGCAATGATAAACCGAAATCCTTCATTGTCTTCCGGTGACAATGAAAATATCTTAAACTTAGCGAGTAATAACCCATTGTCTGACAATGTACTTATTGCAGCAATAAATGAAGGTACAATAATGATGTCCTTTGAGTGGACCATGCAAAACAATAGTCCATTATCAGATGAAGTTCTTGATACTATGATAAACAATGCTACACTCATGACATCCAGAGAGTATAAGGATATCCTTGTTCTTAATTCTCCATTGTCACTGGATATTTTAGGCCAGGTCATTGCCGGTACACCTTCACTGAAAACAAATGACCTAAATAAGGTTTTAGCAGCAAATGGGATGTAA